The following proteins are co-located in the Periplaneta americana isolate PAMFEO1 chromosome 12, P.americana_PAMFEO1_priV1, whole genome shotgun sequence genome:
- the LOC138710799 gene encoding abasic site processing protein HMCES has translation MCGRTACSLCAEDVQKACTYLDRKSDKYKLPHWADNVKSRQQYKPSHNVAPTDVTPVLVSGTHFNDESERMLQPMMWGMVPVWHKGDYKSHGLSTNNCRIEGLPTSKLYSGPLKRGQRCVVVCEGFYEWQTTKGKGNKQPYFIYMSQNEGVRVEDPSTWSCDWSEDNGWKGPKLLHMAGLFDVWTSPEGEVIYSYTVITLESNDTLSWLHHRMPAILEGDQITKTQASI, from the exons TTCACTTTGTGCAGAAGATGTTCAGAAAGCTTGTACCTATCTAGATAGAAAGAGTGACAAATATAAACTACCACATTGGGCTGATAATGTTAAAAGTAGACAACAGTACAAGCCCTCACATAATGTGGCACCAACAGATGTTACTCCTGTTCTTGTGTCTGGTACACATTTTAATGATGAATCAGAGCGGATGTTACAGCCAATGATGTGGGGTATGGTTCCAGTATGGCATAAA GGAGATTACAAGTCACATGGTCTATCTACAAATAATTGTCGCATAGAAGGCTTGCCAACGTCCAAGTTATATTCAGGACCATTGAAAAGAGGACAAAGatgtgttgttgtgtgtgaaGGCTTTTATGAATGGCAGACTACAAAAGGCAAGGGGAATAAACAGCCGTATTTCATCTACATGTCTCAAAATGAAGGA GTTCGTGTGGAGGATCCAAGTACCTGGTCTTGTGATTGGAGTGAAGACAATGGATGGAAAGGTCCAAAACTACTACATATGGCTGGTCTCTTTGACGTCTGGACATCTCCAGAG GGAGAAGTGATTTACAGTTACACTGTTATAACTCTGGAGTCAAATGACACTCTGTCTTGGTTACATCACCGAATGCCAGCCATTCTAGAAGGAGACcaaataaca aaAACCCAAGCCTCCATCTAA